A single Panthera uncia isolate 11264 chromosome E2 unlocalized genomic scaffold, Puncia_PCG_1.0 HiC_scaffold_19, whole genome shotgun sequence DNA region contains:
- the KLK4 gene encoding kallikrein-4, which translates to MTTAGNPWGWFLGYLILGVTGSQASGGGNHIINGEDCIPHSQPWQAALFTEDEFFCGGVLVHPQWVLSAAHCFQKSYTIGLGLHSLEASQEPGSVMMEANFSIQHPEYNKPFIANDLMLIKLEESVPGSDAIQNISIASQCPTAGDSCLVSGWGQLMNGRQPQVLQCVNISVVPEEICSAFYASVFHPSMFCAGGGQDRKDSCRGDSGGPLVCNGSLQGLVSFGQVQCGQPYVPSVYTNLCKFTDWIQKTIQDN; encoded by the exons ATGACCACAGCAGGAAACCCCTGGGGCTGGTTCCTGGGGTACCTCATCCTTGGTGTCACAG GATCCCAGGCCTCGGGTGGCGGCAACCACATCATAAACGGCGAGGACTGCATCCCGCACTCGCAGCCCTGGCAGGCGGCGCTGTTCACGGAAGACGAATTTTTCTGCGGGGGCGTCCTGGTGCATCCGCAATGGGTGCTGTCAGCCGCACACTGTTTCCAGAA GTCCTACACCATCGGTCTGGGACTGCACAGTCTTGAGGCCAGCCAAGAGCCAGGCAGCGTGATGATGGAGGCCAACTTCTCCATACAGCACCCAGAATACAACAAACCTTTTATCGCCAACGACCTCATGCTCATCAAGTTGGAAGAGTCGGTGCCCGGGTCGGATGCCATCCAGAACATCAGCATCGCCTCCCAGTGCCCGACCGCTGGGGATTCTTGCCTCGTTTCTGGCTGGGGTCAGCTGATGAATG GCAGGCAGCCCCAAGTGCTCCAGTGCGTGAACATCTCGGTGGTGCCCGAGGAGATCTGCAGCGCGTTCTATGCCTCCGTGTTTCACCCCAGCATGTTCTGTGCCGGGGGAGGACAGGACCGGAAGGACTCCTGCAGG GGTGACTCTGGGGGCCCCCTGGTCTGCAACGGGTCCCTTCAGGGCCTCGTGTCTTTTGGACAAGTCCAGTGTGGCCAACCCTATGTGCCAAGCGTCTACACCAACCTCTGCAAGTTCACTGACTGGATACAGAAAACCATTCAGGACAATTAA